A stretch of the Uranotaenia lowii strain MFRU-FL chromosome 3, ASM2978415v1, whole genome shotgun sequence genome encodes the following:
- the LOC129756339 gene encoding location of vulva defective 1, with protein sequence MGATLEMELTGSFRTLRIKLLLLLLLLIVFMGGVNPQQVKNSPQVLNDGSFKFGFGKTSFSCAGRAAGYYADVETGCQIYHMCDGLGRQFSYECPNTTLFQQRMLICDHWYMVNCSKAESNYAANLLIGQRDKPFVTEDENQLRTPRPDLLDRPFSNFPAETFKFNFINKATNQAPQNAIVPSRGKQSTKAPHSSSKGSKPSGNQPAEIFEESASNHGLPIHWGTRYAKEDGEEEEAKEQQLDGPGSTVIPLNAEEQELQNNKINGRRDVKDDESKDESRNTVRFASRENTTVASGQRGVKVPSIRYEPPFTPEEEVRRQNSSREALAPGFKPFESILKFNQKGNRKDYDFSNFFGRNESIRNTVPTTTSTIATSTTPRAIASSTSRFQSSSQSVTARPTTRFSTTTTTRQPSTITSPSTTARPLTIVVRDPQPSQASPTQFASRTGSAFRPVLTTTTTTARPVFSSSSTAKPRELSDPRQSNRAPTTILFNPPAATAGLFETSFAFQRPAVSPANVPVPSREILPPFENVANFDKIKTQFVNQAIFTRQPTINDPSAGPVTSVIEKLTEDVKPVIQNREDNIPRPFSVPTPANDLLPPKKDYVYYDDSTTKGPPIYYQWKWSIPSFGLEPPLDAPPAPEEDKLSSQINPNSFEHSPDASREHNQTARSISSETGNLGENIPSTASTKTQQHKRKIQLPEHNYLELRQKLSIPDFTFPLESEPNTANTRGTYEHDGAVNSFQIRIPAHARSDNKNSTAWYGENAKCPECHPAFLRNNSCEPCIKIRR encoded by the exons AACTCCCCACAAGTGCTGAATGATGGTTCGTTCAAATTTGGATTCGGGAAAACGAGCTTTTCCTGTGCTGGACGGGCAGCTGGATATTATGCCGATGTTGAAACGGGATGTCAG ATTTACCACATGTGCGACGGCCTCGGTCGCCAGTTCAGCTACGAGTGCCCCAATACAACCCTTTTCCAGCAGCGGATGCTCATCTGCGACCACTGGTACATGGTGAACTGCTCCAAGGCCGAGAGCAACTACGCCGCCAATCTGCTGATCG GTCAACGGGACAAACCCTTTGTAACGGAGGACGAGAACCAGCTAAGAACTCCTAGACCGGATCTACTGGACCGACCCTTCTCCAACTTCCCAGCGGAAACgttcaaattcaatttcatcAACAAG GCAACCAACCAAGCACCACAAAACGCAATTGTTCCCTCGAGGGGGAAACAATCGACCAAAGCACCACACAGCTCAAGCAAGGGTAGCAAACCATCCGGTAATCAACCGGCGGAGATTTTCGAAGAAAGTGCCAGCAACCACGGGCTTCCGATTCATTGGGGAACCCGATATGCTAAGGAAGACGGTGAAGAGGAGGAAGCAAAGGAGCAGCAGCTGGATGGACCAGGAAGTACCGTGATACCTTTGAACGCTGAGGAACAGGAGCTGCAGAATAACAAGATTAATGGTAGAAGGGATGTTAAAGACGATGAGTCCAAGGATGAGAGTAGAAATACGGTTAGGTTTGCTTCACGGGAGAATACTACAGTTGCAAGTGGACAACGAGGTGTAAAGGTACCTTCGATACGCTATGAACCACCTTTCACTCCTGAAGAAGAAGTTCGGAGACAGAATTCAAGTAGAGAGGCGCTGGCACCAGGCTTTAAACCGTTCGAATCGATTCTAAAGTTCAATCAGAAAGGTAACAGAAAGGATTACGACTTTTCAAACTTCTTCGGAAGGAATGAAAGTATCAGGAATACGGTGCCAACGACTACATCGACAATTGCTACCAGTACAACTCCGAGGGCGATTGCAAGTAGCACATCAAGATTTCAGAGCAGTTCACAGTCGGTTACAGCTAGACCTACGACAAGATtttcaacaacgacaacaactcGGCAGCCTTCAACGATAACTTCGCCCAGCACTACAGCGAGGCCTTTAACGATAGTTGTCCGGGATCCACAACCGTCTCAGGCAAGTCCAACCCAGTTTGCTTCGAGGACAGGATCTGCTTTTAGACCAGTTTTGACGACGACAACAACTACAGCAAGGCCTGTCTTCAGCTCTTCATCAACGGCGAAACCTAGGGAGTTGTCTGACCCGCGGCAGTCAAATCGAGCTCCAACGACTATTCTGTTCAATCCTCCGGCAGCAACAGCTGGGTTGTTTGAAACTAGCTTCGCCTTCCAGAGACCAGCCGTTTCGCCAGCGAATGTTCCTGTCCCTTCAAGGGAAATTTTGCCTCCTTTCGAGAATGTAGCTAATTTCGACAAAATTAAGACTCAGTTTGTGAATCAAGCCATCTTTACGAGGCAGCCTACGATCAATGATCCATCAGCTGGACCAGTAACCAGTGTGATAGAGAAACTTACTGAAGATGTGAAACCGGTGATTCAGAACCGTGAAGATAACATTCCGAGGCCTTTCAGTGTTCCTACTCCTGCGAATGATCTTCTCCCTCCGAAGAAGGACTACGTCTATTATGATGACTCCACAACTAAAGGACCTCCAATCTACTATCAATGGAAGTGGTCGATCCCCTCGTTTGGTCTTGAACCTCCGCTAGATGCCCCACCTGCTCCGGAAGAAGACAAACTCTCGTCTCAGATCAATCCGAATTCTTTCGAGCACTCTCCGGATGCTTCCCGGGAACATAATCAAACGGCTCGATCCATCTCCTCGGAAACTGGAAACCTGGGAGAGAACATTCCATCTACTGCGAGCACAAAAACGCAGCAACACAAACGAAAGATCCAACTCCCGGAACACAACTACCTGGAGCTGAGACAGAAGTTATCGATCCCAGACTTTACTTTCCCGCTAGAGAGTGAACCAAATACGGCAAATACCCGAGGAACTTACGAGCACGACGGAGCGGTGAACTCGTTCCAGATCCGGATTCCGGCACACGCTCGAAGCGACAACAAAAACAGCACCGCATGGTACGGCGAGAACGCCAAATGTCCGGAGTGCCATCCGGCTTTCCTACGGAACAACAGCTGTGAACCCTGCATAAAAATACGACGGTGA